From Campylobacter concisus:
AATTTTTATAAACTATTAAAAATAAATTTTCAAGCCTTTTAAAAGCCATTTTTCTTTATAATCCCCAATAAAAATTTAAAGGCAAAATTTTGCAACGATACCCAACAAAACAAATAAAAATTCGCGATGTTTTAATAGGTGGCGACGCGCCAATATCCGTGCAATCAATGACATTTTCAAAGACAAAGGACGTAAAAGGCACGCTTGAGCAGATACAAAGGCTATATTTTGCCGGCTGTGATATCGTACGTTGCGCAGTTTTTGACAAAGAGGACGCCAGCGCGCTAAAACAGATAGTTGCAGGCTCACCTATTCCAGTCGTTGCAGACATTCATTTTAACCACACCTATGCACTCATCGTTAGCGAATTTGTCGATGCTATTCGCATAAATCCTGGCAACATCGGCTCAGCCAAAAATATAAAAGCGGTCGTTGATGCCTGCAAACAGCGAAATTTACCTATCCGAATAGGTGTAAATTCTGGCTCGCTTGAAAAGCAGTTTGAGGATCGCTACGGCCGCACAGTTGAGGCGATGGTGGAGAGTGCTATGTATAACATCAAGCTTCTTGAGGATTTTGACTTTACGGACATTAAAATTTCGCTCAAATCAAGCGACGTCGAGCGCACGATGCAAGCTTATAGAGCGCTTCGCCCAAAGACAAACTATCCATTTCACCTTGGCGTTACTGAGGCTGGTACCACTTTTCACGCCACTATCAAGTCCGCGATCGCTCTTGGTGGGCTTTTGCTTGAAGGCATCGGCGATACGATGAGAGTTAGCATAACAGGTGAGTTAGAAGAGGAGATCAAGGTCGCAAAGGCGATCTTAAAAGATAGTGGCCGTCAAAAAGAGGGGTTAAACATCATCTCATGCCCAACTTGTGGGCGTTTGCAAGCTGATCTAATGGCAGCAGTAAAGCTCGTAGAAGAAAAAACAAAAGGTATAAAAGAGCCGCTAAACGTTTCAGTCATGGGCTGCGTGGTAAATGCGATCGGCGAGGCAAAGGGCGCAGATGTTGCCATAGCATTTGGAAAAGGCAATGGCATGATAATGCGTCACGGCGAAGTGGTCGCAAGGCTGCCTGAGAGCGAGCTTGTAGATAGATTTTTACAAGAGATCGACGATGAGATAAAAAGTAGAGACTAAAGGAAAAGTTGTGGCAAAGCAAAGAGTTAACGAGATAGAATTTACCAACCTTTACGACATTGATATGGAGCGAGCTATACTAAGCTCCATTTTGCAAAACAACGATATTTTAGGTGAAATTTTTGACATTATTAAGGCAAAGGATTTTTATCTAAAAGGGCATTCGCAAATATATGATGCAATGGTGGCATGCCTAAATAGCGATGATCCCATAACTATGCCATTTTTAAAAAATAGACTTGGCGAAAAATACGACGAAGAGCTAATACTAGATATTTTAGGCACAAACTCTCTAATAGACATTCAAAAATACGCAAACGAACTAAGAGAAAAATCTATAAAAAGAAGTCTTGTAAAGATCGCTCACAATATACCAAGCAAAGTAAATGAAGACAAGCCAAGCCGCGATATGGTCGATGATCTTAGCCAGGAATTTTACTCTTTGATAGAAGGTGGAAGCACTGGAGTTATAAAAGAAGGCAAAGAGATCATCATGAAAATGATGGATCATATTAATGCTCAGGCCTTGCTTGGTGAAAAAGATATCGTTGGACTTGATACTGGATTTAAAAAGCTAAATGAGATGATAAAGGGCTTTAAAAATGGAGACCTCATCATCGTCGCAGCTCGTCCAGGTATGGGAAAAACGACACTTTGTTTAAATTTTATGAGTCAGGTTTTAAGAAATAATGCCGGAGTTGTTTTTTTCTCGCTCGAGATGCCGGCTGAGCAGATAATGATGAGAATGCTAGCAAGCAAGACCTCTATCCCGCTTCAAGACATAATGACTGCAAAGATGGATGATGAAGCGTTGGCTAGATTTAGCGATGCTTGTGAGGAGTTTGCTGCTAGCAAGCTTTTTGTACATGATAGCGGCTATGTAAATATCCATCAAGTAAGAACGCAAATGCGAAAACTAAAGGCTATGCATCCTGAAATTTCACTTTGCGTGATCGATTACATCGGTCTTATGATGAGTACAAATAACTACGCTGATCGTCACGTCCAAATAGCTGAAATTTCTCGTGGTCTTAAACTACTGGCACGTGAGCTAGATATGCCAATCATCGCTCTTTCTCAGCTAAACAGAAGCCTTGAGTCTCGCGCAAATAAACGCCCTATGCTAAGCGATCTAAGAGAGTCAGGTGCGATCGAGCAAGATGCTGACATCATTCTTTTTGTTTATAGAGATGAGTTTTATCTAGAACAAGAAGAAAAAGAGAAAGAAAAACGCGCAAGTGCCGAGGGCAAAGAGTACAAGAGTAATCATGTCTTTAATAAGCTTCAAGAAAAGGCTGAGATCATAGTTGGCAAAAATAGAAACGGCGAAACTGGCTCAGTTGATGTGCTCTTTCAAAAGCAACACTCAAGGTTTGAAGATATGTCTGCAATGCCAGTATCTGATGTTTCATTTGAAGGCTGATGCGTTTTAAAGCTTTAAAAAATAGAGAAATTTTTACTATATTTTGCCTGTTTTGCCTTTGTATTTTTTCTATAAATTTGGCTATTAGCTATCATAAATATCAAATTTTTATGGACAAAGGCGAACAAGAGCTAACAGCAACCGTGATTTCTAACTACGAAAAGCTTGGGGATGACGGCAAGAAAAGGCAAATTTTAAAGCTTAAAACTGATGAGTTTTCATTTTATACGCTTGGAGCTAAAACAGATGACTTTAAAGCTGGAGATAGTATATTTCTAAGCGTCATAAATTTAGACGTTAGTTTTAAAAACTATCTTGCTTCCTCCTTTTACATGCCTAGCTTTTCACGCGAAAAACTACCACAAAAAGCCACGCAAAATATCAACCAAAAACTACAATCACTCATCTACGCCCAGCATGAAAATAGTAAAATTTCACAGCTCTACTCTGCTCTATTTTTAGGCACAAGTATTGACGGCGAGCTAAGAGATGATGTCTCGCACCTTGGTATAGCGCATCTTATAGCCATAAGTGGCTATCATTTAGGTTTTATAAGCGCAGTTATATTTTTTGTATTTAGGCCGCTTTTAAAAATTTTATATGCGAGATTTTTACCTTTTAGAAACTACAACTTTGATCTAGCCATTATCGTTTTTATAGTCTTGTCATTTTACTTTTTTATAATAGGCTTTATACCAAGCTTTTTGCGAGCGTTCTTAATGAGTATTTTAGGATTTTATTGCACGTTAAAAGGCGTCAAAATTTTAAACTTCAAGACACTTTTTATAGTAGCGCTTGTTAGCTTGTCGCTCTTTCCACAGCTACTTTTTAGCGTAGGTTTTTACTTTTCACTCATGGGCGTTTTTTACATATTTTTATATTTTAAACACCTAAAAGATAAATTTTCGCCCTTCATTCATCTTATACTTTTAAATTTATATGTTTGCTTTGCAATGGAAATTTGCGTGCTTTATTTCTTTCCACTCATTAGCTTACAGCAGCTTAGCGTCCTTGCTATCAACTACATCTTTAGCATTTTTTATCCATTAAGCGCCGCACTTCATATCGCTTCGTATGGCGACATCTTTGATGGATTGCTAAATAATGTTTTAAATTTTAGACTAAGCTCGACTAAAATTTTCGTGCCAGCCATTATTTTTATATTTTATAATATCGCTTCACTTCTAGCTATAAAATTTAGATCAATATTCTACATTTTGCCACTATTTGGACTTCTGTGTTTTGCTATTGCCAGCTATAAAATTTACGCCTAAGCGATCTTCATACCATAAAATTTCATTATCTTGTTGTGAATTATCAAAGATATATACATTATAACAGCGCCTAAAATTAGCCTAGTTAAATCTGTATCCTTTTGCCAAAAGACTAAATTTACGATGATAGCAGCTGGAATGAGAGCATTATTCATGATAGCAAGTACGCCACTATCGACCTCGCAAGCCCCTTTGTTCCACATAAAATATCCAACTCCACTAGCGACTATGCCAAGCCAGAGAAGCACTAAAATTTGCGTTGAAGTAAGTGAAAATTTGGCTGGATTGCCAAGAGTAAGAAGCGCAACGATAGCTACAAAAAATGCCCCAAAGTGAAAGTAGCCAAAGACATTTTTTTGGTCCACGTCAAATTTTTCTAAAAGTGCCTTATATGCACTCTGCCCTGCTCCAAAGCAGATATTTGCCGCTTGCACTAGCAAAAAACCCTTTAATACACCATCGTTTATAGCGCCATATTTTATAACCAAAGCTCCAAAAACCGCAACGCCAACGCTAAATAGATAAAGTGGCCTAAATTTAAAGCTAAATGCGTCGTATATGAGCGTCACATAAAACGGCGTAAAAATGGTAAAAAGTGCGACTTCTGGCACGCTTAAATACAAAAATGAATTGTAATAAAATAGATACATAAGTCCTATTTGCACCGCTCCGATCGCCATAATGCCAAATGCTAGCTTTGGGCTGATACCACGAAATTTTGTAAATGGTAAAAAGACTAAGCTCGCAAGCGCAACCCGAATAAAAACAGCCAAATAGCTATCAACCTTGCCAGCTAAAAACTCACCTATCAAACTAAAGCTAAAAGCCCACAAAATGGTTACAAAGATCAGTTTATTCAATTATCACCTCATTTATTTTTCTTGCACATTCAAAAAAATACTCAAGCTTGTTTAGCTCAAGTAAATCACCATCAAGTATGAAATTTGCCCTATCGCTAAAATTTTTCTCACTCACAAATAGAAATTCTTCATATTTTATCTCGCCATCAAGATAACCATTTAGCAGATCAATAAAATCACTATCAAGCTTATCTTGCTTCAAATCTTGCAAATTTAACTTTGCGCTTAAGCCTTTGATCGTGCTTTCTAGCTCTTTTAGGCGAGTGATTATCCTATTTTCTTCATCGCTTAGATCAAGTGCCGCCTTTTGCTCTTCAATGCGTTTAACTTGACTTTGCTTACTAAGACTTAAGCTATCAGGCAGCTTCCACTCAAACTCCACTCTAGGCTTGTTCGCATCAGCGTAAGCGCCTATCATCTGCGAAGTCGTCCTCTCACCTTTTTTAAAGCTGTTATTATTCACACTTTGCGTATCTTTTAAGTAAATTTTTGGAGCAAATTTACTCTTTTGCTTCTCATTTTCTTGCTCTTTTATAAATTTTTCTTGCTCCATTGCCCCAATTTTTGCGCTTATATCATCTTTACTAAAATCAGGCATCATTATCTTTGAGCCAGCATTAAAGCCGATCTCGCCGTTTGAGAGCAAATTTATCCTTGAGTTTAGCTCGGCTAGCTTAAGCCCAAGCTCGTCTAGTTCGGCTCTTTTTTTATCAAGAGTAAAATTTATCGCATCAAATTCGCTCTTATCTATCTCGCCATACTCAAACCAAAACTCATTTTCAGCCGCAGCCTTAGCAAAGCTATTGACAAATTTTGTCTCTAAATTTATAAGTGAATTTAGGGCAACGGCGTTAAAATAGACCTTTGCGACCTGAAAAGCAGTGAGATTCATCAGCTCTTCATCTTTGTAAATTTTCTCCACGCCCTTGTGGTCTAAAATTTTATCAGCAGCCTCGCTCGCACCGCCGTCAAAGATAAGATACTCAACCTTTGCCGTGATCGATCCTGCCTTTGTCATATATCCGCCCTTTATCTCGTCAGGCACAAAGGTATATCTGCCATCAAGGGATAAATTTAGCTTTTTACTCTTATTTTTATTTATATATTCATTTTTATTAAATTCTTTTAAACTCTCAAGCCTTGCACTTTGCGCTAGAGCGATGATCTCTAGTAAATTTCCAGCCCAAAGAGGCAAAGCAAAGAGCAAAACTGTTAAAATTTTCTTCAAATTCTCTCCCTTTCATAAAATTTTCTTATAAATTTATCAAGATTATAGACCCAAGCAAAGAGCACTGGCACGACAAGCAAGCTTAGCAAGGTCGAGCTAATGAGCCCAAAGATGATGCTTATAGCCATAGGTGAGTTTGCCTCAAAGCCAGCTCCTCTGCTAAGTGCAAGCGGCAGCATAGCAAATATCATGGCAAAAGTGGTCATCAAAACAGCCCTTAAACGCTTTTTTGCAGCCATTTTTACAGCTTCGTTTGCCTCCATGCCACTATTTGCAAAGTGGTTTGCAAAATCAACGACTAAGATGGCGTTTTTGCCGACCATACCAAAGAGCAAGATGACGCCAACCATGACAAATAGGCTAAATGGATTGCCGCTTATAAAAAGTCCGATCACGACGCCACAAAAGGCAAGCGGCATGGCAAGCATGATAAGAAATGGTAGCAAAAAGCTCTCATAAAGTGCAGCTAGCACCATGTAAATAAGCACCGCACTCGCACTCACCGTAAATATAAAAGAAGCGTTTGTATCGTCCATCAGCTCGACAAATCCAAGAAATTTATACTTGAAATTTGCTGGCAAAATTTCATCAAGTTTCTTTGAAATTTCATTTGCCACGCTATTTAGCGGCGCGTTATTTTTGGTATTTGCTAGGAATTTTATCTCATCAGCTCTATTAAACCTCGAAATACTAGCTGGCTTTTGCTCAAAACTAATCGTCGCCACGTCACCAAGTGTGACAAAAAAGCCCTCTTTGCTTCTTATCTTAGTCTTTAAAATATCATTTGTATCGCTTCTAAATTTATCATCAAGACGCATGTAAAGCTCATACTCTTTGCCATTTTCGTTTTCAAAAACAGAGACCTCGTTCTGGCTAAAAGCGCTATAAACGGTGCTTGCAACGCTGGCTTTGTCTAAATTTAGCCTCTTTGCCTTATCTTCATCTATAGAAATTTGCACGCGTTTTAGCAGATCTTCTTCGGGCGAATTTACGTCCGTTGCGTCATTTATCTCTTTTAGCATCTTGCTGATCTTTGGCACAAATTTCTCTAGCTCTTTACCATTTTCAGAGGTGATAGTAAGCTTAACTGGCTGTACATCGCCACCTTCAACCACTGGCAGATCAGCCACGATGACGCTCATATTGTCACTTTTTAGCTTGTCACGAAAACTTTGCATGATGGCATTTTGCCGCTCGTGATTGGCCCTATCTTTTAGCTCCTTTAGCCTAACGTAAGCTTTTACAAGATATGGCTGCTTGGCGTCTGTGTAGCCAAGGATGAAGTAGGCGTAAGCTACCTGAGGATCGGCGTTTATGAGTGAAATTTTATCTTTTAGCTTCTCTTTGCTAGCTTGCAGGCTAAGTGAGGGATCGAGCTTAAAGTAGATGTTAAACTCCGAGTTATCCTCGCTTGGCATGAAGTCGCCTCCTACAAATTTAGCCAGTCCAAATGAGCAAACAACGATCACAAACGTTATGGCTAAAAATATGAACTTAAATTTAAGCGCTAAAGCTAAAATTTTCTCATAGCCATTTTCAAGTGCTTCAAAAAATGGCTCGCTCTTTAGAAAAAAGCCGCTTTGTTTGGCATTTACAAACCTAGCACTAAGCGTTGGCACAAGAAATATGCTCACAAAAAATGAGATGACGATGCCAGCTGCCACGCTCATCGCAAATGAGTTAAAGTACTTGCCAACGATGCCGCTCATAAAGGCGATAGGCACGAAGACGCAAAGCAGCACGAGCGAGATCGCAAAGACACTAAATGCTATCTCTTTTATGCCTGCAAAGCTTGCCTTTAGGGCGTTTGGCTCATCTTTTAGCTTGCTAGCGATATTTTCAGTGACAACTATCGCATCATCGATGAAGATGCCGATGCCAAGCGTTAGCGCTATGAGGCTTAGGCGGTTTATGTCGTAGCCTAGGGCATTTATGATGAAAAATGTCGCCACGATGCTAGTTGGTATCGCTACGACTGAGATGATGGTGATCGAGAAATTTCTTAAAAACAGATATACGATCACGATGGTTAGCAAGACGCCAAGGATCATGTCAAAGGCGGTTTGATCGATGTGCTTTTGTATCACTTCACTCTTATCGTAGGCTATTTTTACGTCGTATTCGCTACCAAGCAGGCTTTTAAACTGATCTAGCTTTGACTTAGCTAGAGCGATCACGGTTAGAGCGTTTGCGTCTGGGGCTAGCTCAAGGCCCAGCAAGACGCCACTTTTTTTATCCATTATCGCTGCTTCGTTTGCGTCTTTATAAGCAAGATCAACGCTTGCGATATCTTTTAAAAAGACCCCTTGTTTGATCGTTAAATTTCTTATCTCATCTATGCTTTTGGCGCTAAAATTTGACTTGATCGCCATTTGGATCTGCTCATTTTCTATCTTGCCAAGTGGTGCTTTTAAATTTTCAACCTTTATCAAATTTGCCACTTCATTTGCACTAAGGGCGTTTTTATCTAGCTTAAATCTATCGAGTAAAATTTTCACCGCTGGCTCTAAAAAGCCATTTGTCTTGACCTTTGAAACGCCGCTTATGCGCTCTAAAAATGGCTTTGCCACGTCATCGATCTCTTGCATTAGCTTAGTTTCATTGCCATCAAGCCTTGTGATAAAGAGACTAAAGACAGATGACGAGAGCCCATTTAGCTTTTCTATCTCGTAGTTTGCGCTAAGTCTTGCCTTTTGCATCTTGTCGCGAACGTCATTTGTGGCACTCTCTAGGTCTTTATTTAGCTCAAATTCGATGCTAACCACACTTAGGTTATCAAAGCTTGTTGAGTAAATTTTCTTGATACCTTCAATGCTTGAAATTTCATCTTCGATCTTTTGCGTGATCTTAGTTTTTATATAGTTCATATCGCCGTTTGCGTAAGTCGTGATCTTTACTATTGGGATATTTACTTGTGGGTATAAATTTACGTTCATCGTCTTTAGAGAATAAATTCCAAAGACAACAAGGCTTAAAAAAACCATTAATGTAGTTATAGGGCGGTTGATGGCTGTTTTTATCATTTTCTTTTACTAACTAGCACTCTGCCTTGACCAAACATGCCAGGCTTTAGCCAGCTGTCATAAGCCTCGGCGTAAAATTTTCTAGTCTCTCGCTTGATCTCTGGATAGATAAGCGCGATTTTTACCTCTTTTTCATCGCTTGCTGCATCAAGTTTAAATTTAAATGTATCACCAACTTTTACCAAATCTACATATTTTTCGTCGATTGCTATTAAAATTTTTGCCTCATTTGAATTTAAAACAAAAGCTGGACTAAGCGGCGAAACACCCTCTCCAAGCTCAATGTTTTTACTAGCGATAATGCCATCAAATGGAGCTTTTAAAACAGCTTTTCTAAGGCGATCTTGCGCATTTAAAATAGCGATTTGTGCACTTTGAACCCGAAGTATCGCTTCGTCAAATTTATACTTTACTTCGTCAAATTCTTGCTTTGAAGTGACATCCCTTACTTGAGTAAATTTGTTTAAAGTATTTTTTGCAAATTCACTAGCATTTTTTGCCAGCTCAAGATCATTTTTTGCCTTTTTAAGAGCGATTTCTAAGCTACTTTGATCAAGAATGGCTAGCACGTCGCCTTTTTTAACATGACTTGAAACATCTACAAAAATTTTATCCACCTTGCCACTGCTCTCAAATGCGAGCTTTGAGCTTTGCTTGGCATAGACTTCAAAGTCGGCAAAAATTTCCTCACTAGCAAATGAAAAAATGCCAAGTATCATTAAAATTATCAGCTTTTTCAATCCCTAATCCTCTCTAAAATCGGCTCGCCATTCTCAAAAAAGAACTCCGCTTTTTTGATCTCAAGCTCATCTTTCGCCCCTTCAAAAAGGCTAATGGCATCAAATTTTTGAGAAAGCGCCTCAAGCAGGTCGCTATATCCCAAAAGTCCGGAGTTATACTTCTCATAGCTAGCTTTTAATGCCAAATCGCTTGCTTTTACATATTCGTTTAGTGAAGCGATTTTTGAAGCAAGCACCACGATTTCACTTTGCAAATTTTTAAGCTTTGTCTCATTTTCACGCTTTTTATACTCCACATTTAGCCTTGCCTCATCAAGTGCGATCTTTTGAGCCTGACTCATCTTGCTAGTGGCAAAAAAATCAAAAATTTTCCATTTAAAAGCGATACCAAATTTATTACCGTGAGTATCTTCTTTTAAGTATTTATCCACGTATGAGCGGTAAGAACTAAGCCTGCCTAGATCGATATCGTAATTATTTTTATAAAATCCATATGTGTCATAAAGCAAAATTTGAGGCAAAAAGCCAGCTCTTGTCTCGCTAAGCTTGGCCTCGCCTAAAAATATATCTTGGCTTAGTCTATCAAGCTCGGCATTCTTTGAAGCTAAATTTGAGCTAATATCAGCCATCTTTGCTCCAGCTACTGGCAAAATTTTCTCACCAGTTAGCAAATTTATCTCATTTAAGATTTGCTCCATTTTGTTTTTGTATTCAAGCTGCGTGCTATTAGCTAAGTAATATTTAGCCCTTACATTTTCAAGTTCATCTTTTGCGGCAAGGCCTGCAATGTTTGCCTTTTCAAGCTTATCCAAAACGCCTTTTAAAAAATTTGCTTGAGCCTGTTTGGCTGTGATTATATTTTCAAGCGCAGCTGCGTTAAAGTATAAATTTACAGCCTTAAGTGCAAGATAGTTTTTGGCTTCATCACTAGCGATCATAGCTTTGTTTTTTAAAAGCTGGTTCATCTTTAGCCTAGCCTCTCTCGCTCCGCCATCATAAAGTAAAAAATCTATCCTAGCTAGCACACCGGCTGACTCTTTAGCGACTACACTTGGAAAGGTGCTTGCATTTTTGCCGTATGAGCCCTCTAAGCTAAGGCTTGGCATATATGAGCTTAATGTGGCTTCATCGTTTAAATTTGCTCTTTTTAACTCAAGCTCTTTGATCTTTGAAATTTCATTTTGCGTTGCTTTGTTTGCGATCACGCTTAAATTTGAACCAAGCAAAAATACCGGCAAAAAAATGAATAAAAATTTTTTCATTAGTGAAAGCTTTTTACAAGATTTCCTATTAGTAAATTCCAGCCATCAACAAGCACGAATATGAGCAGTTTAAATGGTAGTGAGATCATGACAGGAGGAAGCATCATCATACCCATAGCCATTAGCACTGAGCTTACGACCATGTCGATGACAAGAAATGGCAAATAGAGCAAAAACGCTATCTCAAAAGATGTCTTTAGCTCACTTATCATAAAAGCTGACATTGCGATACTTAGCGGTATCTCTTCAATATTTGCTGGATTTTGTAAATTTCTAATCCTAAAGAAAAGCGCAAGGTCTTTTTCTCTTGTATTTTTTACCATAAATTCTTTAAATGGCTTTAAGCTCTTATCAAGCATCTCCTCATAGCCTATCTGCTCAGCTATATAAGGCTTTATGCCATCATTATAGCTTCTTTGCCCAACTGGCTCCATGATAAAAAATGTAAGAACCATCGCAAGCGAGATGAGTACTGTTGAAGGTGGAACTTGTTGCGTACCCATGGCTTGGCGCAAAAATGAAAATACGATAACAAGCCTTAAAAAACTTGTCATCATAAAAATGAGCGAAGGAGCAAGTGCAAGTGCAGTGAGGATTAGTAAAACATTTAGAGAATTTACAAGCTGCTCGGCATTTGTTGGAGAATTTAGACTTAAATTTATAGTTGGTAGCGCAGGATCAGCCCCAAAAACCGTGCAAAGTAAAACCGCTAAAGCAAGCAGTGCTTTCACGACTAATTCCTCATATCAAGGATACTTTTCTTAGTAGCCTCTTTATTTTTTGGCTCAAGCGATATGAAGTGAATTTCTACTCTATTATTCTTAGCTCTGCCATCTTCTGTGCTGTTGCTAGCGATCGGATCAAACGAAGCTTTGCCAGAAGCTATTATTCTATTTTGTGGTACACCATCGTTAATTAGCTCTTCAACCACACTTAAAGCCCTTGCAGTTGAGAGCTGCCAGTTATTTTTATAAGCTGAGTCTTTGCTTGGTTCTATATTATCTGTATGGCCGATAATATCGGCTTTTACATCATTAGGCATTTTTGCCACAATCATGCCTATTCGTTTTAAAAATAGCTTCGCATCTTCACCAGAAATTTCAGCACTATCTTTATCAAAAAGCATAGCTGCTGGAAGCCTTATGATAAAGCCATCTTCGCTCTCTTCCATAGTGATCTCAGGTGCCCCACTAGCAGCTAGTAGCTCATTTATCTTTTTAACGTTCATATTTAGCTCACTTTGTGAGCCCTTTTGCTTGCTTATCTTTTTTGCACGAGTATTTTCTGGATCTGTCTCTTTTTCTATCTGATTTTCAGGTCTAGCGCCACCTTCAAGCACACTTAAAGCACCAGCTAGTGAGCCAACGGCAGCCTCCATCTTTTTAGCATCCATTGTCGCCATAGAAAGCAATAAAACGAAAAAACAAAGCAAAAGTGACATGAGGTCGCCAAAAGCAGCTAACCACTCAGGCATACATTTTGGACACTCTTCTGGTTTTATTAACTTACCCATTATTCAAACTGACTTTTTCTATCTTTTGGTGGTAAAAATGCTAAGAGTTTAGCTTCAAGCGTTCTTGGATTATCACCTGCTTGTATCGACATGATTCCCTCAAGTACGACTTGTTTTTCAAGTGCTTCATCAGCATCGCGAATAGAGAGGATGTTTGCCACAGGCGCACCTATGATGTTACCTATCATCGCACCATAAAGCGTCGTAAGCAAGGCAACCGCCATTGATGGACCGATCGCACTAGGATCTGACATGTTAAGAAGCATCGCAACAAGACCAATGAGCGTACCGATCATACCCATAGCACCCGCAAAACCGCCAACTTGCTCAAAAATTTTAATATTATTTGAATGTCTTGTACTAGTTTGATCGATATCGATCTCCAAAAGCGCTCTTATCGCATCTGGCTCATTGCCATCGACCGCCATTGAGAGGCCTCTTTTTAAAAACTGATTTGTCTCATTATTTACTTCGCTTTCGAGCGATAAGATACCATCACGTCTAGCTTTAGTTGAATAATCAACTATTTTTTTTATAGTCTCAGGTAAATTTACTACGACTGATGGCTTAACAGCAATACCATAAAATTTACCAATTCCTTTAAGCGTCTCCATCTTGAAGCCAACCATCATAACGCCGATAGTACCACCAAAAACGATCATCACAGAAGGAATATCGATGTATGGTCCTATACCAACGCCTATCGCCATTGATCCAAACAAAAGCACCAGGGTCAAAACCCAGCCGACGACGGTTCCTAAATCCATTTAAACTCGCTTTATTTATAAATTCTTAAGAATTGCTATTTTATTAGCTTTTTGTTGAAACAATCGTTAAATTAAAAAAAATGTTTGCCATTTTTTGCTACAATCTGCGAAATTTTTAACGTTAAAAGGCTTAAAAATGAACAATACTTCAATCATAATTTTAGCGGCTGGTCTTGGCACCAGAATGAAATCAAAACGTCCAAAAGTCCTATTTGAACTTTGCGGTGAGCCAATGATCATTCACATCTTAAAGCAAGCTTATGCGATCACAAATGACGTTAGTGTCGTGCTTCACTACGAAAAAGAGTTAATTAGCAAAAAGATAAAAGAAATTTTTCCTCAAACTAAAATTTTTGAGCAAGATCTAGCAAATTTCCCAGGCACTGCTGGAGCGATAAAAAGCGTAAATTTAAGCGGCGAAAAGGTGCTTGTAACTTGTGGCGATATGCCTCTTGTAAAATCAACCGATCTAATGCGTCTAGCAAATGCTGAAGCTGACGTGGTTATGAGCTCATTTGAAGCAGCAAA
This genomic window contains:
- a CDS encoding flagellar motor protein MotB; the protein is MGKLIKPEECPKCMPEWLAAFGDLMSLLLCFFVLLLSMATMDAKKMEAAVGSLAGALSVLEGGARPENQIEKETDPENTRAKKISKQKGSQSELNMNVKKINELLAASGAPEITMEESEDGFIIRLPAAMLFDKDSAEISGEDAKLFLKRIGMIVAKMPNDVKADIIGHTDNIEPSKDSAYKNNWQLSTARALSVVEELINDGVPQNRIIASGKASFDPIASNSTEDGRAKNNRVEIHFISLEPKNKEATKKSILDMRN
- a CDS encoding motility protein A gives rise to the protein MDLGTVVGWVLTLVLLFGSMAIGVGIGPYIDIPSVMIVFGGTIGVMMVGFKMETLKGIGKFYGIAVKPSVVVNLPETIKKIVDYSTKARRDGILSLESEVNNETNQFLKRGLSMAVDGNEPDAIRALLEIDIDQTSTRHSNNIKIFEQVGGFAGAMGMIGTLIGLVAMLLNMSDPSAIGPSMAVALLTTLYGAMIGNIIGAPVANILSIRDADEALEKQVVLEGIMSIQAGDNPRTLEAKLLAFLPPKDRKSQFE